The Rhea pennata isolate bPtePen1 unplaced genomic scaffold, bPtePen1.pri scaffold_44, whole genome shotgun sequence sequence gaaaaggctttgtgcaggccctgctcagaggggatcttCAGCACAacagtgaagatctgcacataggacaccacaatgaaaatgaaacacccaaaaaataaacaagcactAACCATAAGAAGCCCAACTTCCGTAAGGTAGgagtcagagcaggagagcttgaggatgtggggaatctcacagaagaactggtccactgtgtgGCCTTGGCAGAGGGGTATGGAGAATGTgttggcagtgtgcaggagagcatagagaaaaccactggcccaggcagctgctgccattttgacacaggTTCTGCTGTCCATGAGTGTGCTATAGTGTAGAGGTGTGCAGATGGCAACGTAGCGCTCATAAGCCATGACTGTGAGAAGACAATACTCTCCTCctaacaagaagagaaatagaaacatttgtgcaacacatcctgagtaggaaatggccctggtgtcccacagggaattggccatggatttggggacagtggtggagatggtgccaaggtcgaggagggagaggttgaggaggaagaagtacatgggggtgtggaggcAGTGGTCACAGGCtacagctgtgatgatgaggctgttgcccaggagggcagccaggtagatgcccaggaagagcgagaagtgcaagagctgcaggtcctgtgtgtctgcaaatgccaggaggaggaactcactgagggagctgctgttggacatttgtTCACATTAATCACAAGGGCtgttgaaaggagaaaagacattaaGAAGTTAGGAGAGACTTTTAtagaacaataaataaataaataaataaataaatttcttcttaaCAATCCCATATTGCTTCTCTCTTTATTGGGATGCCCTTTGTGCAGTTCCCTTCCTCCAGCTCTCATTTATGCTGGCTGAGTGCGTCATGAAGAGCAAAGACCTCTGCCCATGGTCCCAAGTGTCTGTCCTACTGTACCTGCAGGGGGTATGTGAGAATTCTGGTGACTCACTCTGACATTAACAATTTCTGTTAAGTGAAATCCATTCCTCTTGTGGAAGGGTTTTGCAGCATCTTCACTCCCAATTCTAAACAATAAGAAttgcagaaatgtgttttgaggatctttttcatattattttctttgagatgcCCCTGTCACCCCTGGGAGTGCTCTTTAGAGCAGAAATCCTCGGCATTTCTACTCTGAGTCCTGAGAGGAAAACAGCCACTGTCCCTTGGAGTGGGAACATCTCACCTGCCTGTTAGTCTCATTCCCAGCTCTCCTGTGCTAACACCTCTTTGAGCTGGAGGATGATGTTACTCTAAAAAGAAACCAGACCCTGCTGAGAGCAGATGGATCCAGTGTCCAAGTGCAGTCAAAATTCCCTCCCTTTCTGCAGGCACCAGAGGGAGGTCTCCACACTCCCCTTGTAGCCAAGCACCTCTGCAGCTTCTTCATGGGTCTCTCAGATATCACAGAGGTGCTCTGAGACAGCGGAGCCTTTCTAGAGGGCAGCTCGCAGCCTGGCAGGACACCACAGGGAAACTCTCCTTAAGGGAGAGTCAGCTCATTTCCCAACCCCATGGACTGCATTTCCTGGGGCTCCACATGTCAACATCCAACCCCAGAGAGCCCAAGGACAAGAACAGGAGAAGCATGGAGGGGAAACAAGGATTAACAGTGTGATCCTGCTGCCAAGGgaggcaaggagagagagagagaggggccAGACTTGGGAAAGCCTTCACCTTACCCAGCTGGGCATGCAGCCCGGCAGATGGTGTCATTGCAGGGCAGTTTTTCTCAGCCCCTTTGCTGGGCAGCATGAAACGGGCCTGAGGTAGGAGATATgcccttctcctctgctggaggtctggctgcaggggaggaggCTCATGGCCTGGACCCCATGGCTGTCAGGACAGAGGCTTTGCAGCGTGAGAGAGGAGACACAGGGGAGGAAGGTGCTCAGAGGAAGGTGCCTGGGAGCTCTCTCTCTGTCTTACGGTCTTTTCCCAGTCAATTCTAACAGACCTCAACCCACCCTCTgggtgctcagctctgccctacagaaaTCTCCTGGATCAGGGCACTTTCCAGGGGCATCTCTCTGTATGCAGGTCCTAAGGAACAGGTCACATAAACCCTGGGGAGGTCAAAAATATGATGTTGATGCTGTCTGGAGGCTAAGGTGAGGATGAAGCAGCTTGGAGAGATTTCTCATAGACCTATCAATCTCTCGTAGTGAAGGCTTTGGAGTCCCAGTTCCttgccaaaacagaaaacactttcattttttttttctccctgacagAATTAGGGAGAAAACTGGAAGCACAGAGACCAGAAGAAAagctccttccctttcaagtaGCCCTTCTCCTGATCTGCCTCTTGAAAAGATCCCTTGGACATGTCCAGTGCCTGAGCtagagctgtgagcagccttGACCCATGTGTCACCTCTCAACAGAAGAACAAATCTGACCCACTTTGGATCACTCCTCTCATCTAGAGCTTTGTCCCAAAGTAGCACAGTGAGCTCTTCAGGCAGGCTGAGTGTTAGCTCTTGCAGGCAGGAGATTCCTGggcacacagcaccctggggctcaaggacactgctctgaatcacaAACCTGGGCAGACCTGTTTGCACACCCCCAGCTTCACACCCCTGCATCCATCCCTGGCAGAAGGGAGCAGCATTCCCTGTCCCTCTGACTGTGTGTAGCTGAATCCATGCTCTGAAGCATCTTATGTGACTACTTATGCCCTGAAGGAACCACAAGGGTGATCCTTAAAAAGTCTGTCAGCCAAGATAGCCTCATTTGGGCTGGGTTCAGGAGACCCCTCCAGGAACCTCCATAGCATTGCCCTGCAGGCAGAGACCTACCGTATCAGGGGCTGGGAAGATATCTCCCTCAAGGAGCTCTCCTCTGTCCTCCCActcaaagctgcttttcacttctctctgcCTCGTCTCATctcatagcagcagcagcaggcagtgcccggAGCCTTGCTGCTCctagcagaggagctgctcctggacagagCTCTCTCTGGGCAGTGCTGTCAGGTTGCCATGAGCTCCCTCAGTCTCAGGAGCCTGGCCCTGCTAAGGAGCAGGGGCCCAGCTGTAGGCATGAATTTCTCTGTCCCttgggctccctcctcctgggaaatgttctctgaaagagacaaaataatCACCAATACTTCCTCTCTAAGCACTGAGGAAAAGCTGATTCCGGCACTGCAAATTGTCTCATCAGAGGATGGTAATCTGCAAGAGGTGGAAATGTCCCACACTGGAAGCCCCTATTCCTATCTCTTAACTAGGCAGGACTCCTTGATGGGGTCAGGAAGGGAGTTCATTTACCCATGGTTCAGGTGTTGATTCAGAAGAGTCAGCTGAGGCATCTCATGGCAGTGTAGAAACCCCCAGGCTGGAATGGGATTCAGCTCCCTCCCATGAACTCTACAACACACAGGAGGTGGGATTCTGCTTGCTGAAGCTGAAGTGTGCACAACATAAGTGTCTGTGTGCAAACTCCTTGCCTAAGCTGTTGTAATCAGTGGAGGTGGAGAGTGGGAGTCAGTTACCTGGTAACACCCGGTGACAGGTTCAGAGACGAAGGTGGTCCAAGGCATGTGCCAGTGTCTGTTTGCTCTGATGGAGCAAGGCAGAGACCTGCATCCTTCTAGAGCATGAGGTGGGGGCCAGGTGGGGAATTTCCTTGGACATCTGAAATGATGCTATTTCCCACTACTGTTAGAGCACCACCCACTACGACACAGAGACACACGGAGATGCCCACAGTGCAAACTGCTAATGTAATTCAGTGTAGACCCTTGATTTAATAAGATAAAACAGTCAGATAGGTCCACGTCAGATGCCTGGGGTTTGTAGCACAACCATCTCGGACCTACAGGACAGCTATCCCTTTCAGATTGGTTCCTGGGCAAACACTCCCGGTTATCTAAGGCTTTTCTACCTGTACCCAGACCAATGAATCCCACCACTGCCTTTAGGGAAAGTCCATCCCGTCTGCCTCCAAGCATGCTGCATaaatgggaggcacatcacaACAAGGTCTCCACTCTAGTCTCTGCACTCTCAAACcctgcttgccttcctccccCTCAACGTCATCTCATCCCTGGAGGGTTTGAACCAGGACTGGGCTAAAGACGACCTCAGGATGGCTGGATCAGaggctgcccaggcccagggACTTCTTCAGTGCCACCTTGTCCTGCCTGGAGATGGATTCCGTTCTGTCACAGGCCTCATATTGCTGCAGAGTCAACTCAGGCATCAAACCCCTCTCCTGATCTTTAGACAGAACTCAACTCTGTTTCTCCctggccttgggcactgcagttttttttttcttttagtgggAACCTTCTTTAATCATTCCATTGCTACCTGCTATCTATGCCAGCATGGCTCTGCTCTGAAGTGGGACCGTTGCACACACAGTGCCCTTGGCTCTTGGAAACAGGTTTTTACCATGATCGATCTGCTCTCAGTGCCACACCTGAGGCTCTGCAACCCAAATACGCACAAATGCATGCATCTTGGGACACAGTTAGGAGCATATGGAGATGCACAAGCTCTCACGGGCCTGAAACATCATTGGAATGACTGAGATGTGGTGAGATCACTCACGGGAGTGGAGGGCTGTGCTTGCAGAGTTCAAGCACTTCAGGAGAGACTGTCAAGGAAGATGAGAAGGGGGGATTCCCTTTATGTGAAGGGGAAGCTTAGATGTGTGTAGCTTTTGCATGGGATGGAGAAGGGTTTGGGTGAGAGCTTGTGGGTGAGCAACACCGTGAGGGTGACATCATGATGGGTGCTACAGACTACCCAGTCAGGGTGAGGAGGTGGATGACATCTCCTGTTAGCCAAGTGATAGTCTGTCCATCAGAGACCCTGGTTCTTCCTGGGGGGACTTTAAGCCTCCTGACATTCAATGGAAGGGCAAAGAGCAGAGCGcaagcagtccaggaggttTCTGAAGGGCATCAAGGACAACTCTTTCATACAGCTGCCAGATGGGCTGCTAAGAGTGATGCTTTCTTGTATCTGGAAATTTGAAACAGTGAAGAATGGATCAGAAATGGGATAGTGTCAGCCTTGTCTACTGTGACCATGAAAATGTGCATTCCTAGATCTTCAGGGAGGTGAGGAAGGACAGTAGCAGAGTACAGACCCTGGACTTCAGAGGAGCAGACACTGGCCAGTACCTGGGACTGATGGGAGGACCCATGAGATGCAGCTCTTCAGCTCCCGAGGCCACTAAGGCAGCATaccagaaggaaaaggagggagaagctgTAATGgaagaatttagaaatattgCCCAATAGGAATGATGTTAGGGAAGAAAAACTCCTGTAGGACTGACACTTGCAGGGGATGCCAAGGGCATAAAGATGAGCTACTACTGCTTCAGtgagaataaagaataaaaaggaaaaatgtggcCTCACTGCTAAATGGGACAGGGAATCTTGTAGCAGCAGATGCAGACAGGTCTGAGAACCCAGCCCCTTGTTAGCTTCTGTTTCCACAAGCAAGGTCTCCTGGGTTGTTATACCTTGAGTCAAGACcgcagaggagaaaaacaggcaacaATGGATGAGGTTAGTCAGGGATTTACTTGGGAGAACTCAGACTATACAAGTCAATGGGGTTGGATGGGCTGCATACAAGGACACTGAGAGCCAACTGCTGTCACTGCAAGGCCACTGGCTATCATCTTTGGAAGATTTTGGAGATGGGGTGAGGTCTCAATGTCTGGAGAAAGGGAAACGTTACATCCATCTTCAATAAAGGCCGCAGGAACAACctgtggagctgcaggcagTTCAGCCTCACTTTGGTGAGGAGTGAATCATGGAATGAATCCTCTCAGATCACATTTCCAGGAATATGATGGAGAAGATGCCTGGGAACCGTTAGCATGCATTTATCCACAGGAAATTGTACCTCACCAGTCTGACTATCTGCTATGAATAAAGAGCTGTATTTGTGGATGGAGAAGAATAAATGTCTTTTCCCAAAACTTTAGCAAGGTGTTTGACGTTGTCTCCCACAGTATTCTTGCATGCACATCAGAATGTTTCAGTCTAAAAGAGCAGACAACTGGATGGGTAAAAAGCTGCTTGGTTGGTCAGGCTCGGAAGGCAGTGGTGAATGGGTAGTACTCTTCCTGGAGGCCATGGAGAGGAGGAGCACCACAGGGTCTCTCCAGGAACTTGTCCTGTTTATTAATGACACAAAGCAGGCAACACTCGTCATGCTTGTAGGTGATCTCAGACTGGGGATGTGGTGGGGGGGCAGCCATATTCTTGAAGGCAGCCATTCAGAGGGAGCTGGGCAGGCAGGAGGAATGGGCTGTCAGGCATCTCAGGGAATTCAGGCACCTCATGGAATTCAACGAGGCCAAATGCCAGGTCTTGCATGTGTGATAAACCGACATCCGGTAGTGTTACAGACTGGGGCCAAAgtgcctggagagcagctccgtGAGAAAGGACCTGAAAGTTCTGGTGAACAGAGGCAAAACAGGAGCTAGTAGCAttccctggcagcaaagaaggccaaaagCATTGTGGGCTGTATGACCAGGAGCACAGCCAGGAGGTCAAGGTGAATGATGATTGCCTTCTAGTTAGGATTCATTAGGCCACATCTAGAAGACTGCATCCACTTTTGGTTtcccaggaaaagaaagagattggTAACTGGGAGCAAATTTGGCTGAGGGCCTTCAAAATAGTCTGGCAGCTGGGGCACTTGCTCTGTGGAGAAGCATTGGAACTGAttgccagagaggctgtgcagtgtCCTCCCTTGGAGGTTTCCAAGACCAGACTGGATGAAGACCAGAGCAATATGGTCTAACCTCAGAACTGATCCTGCTGTGAGCAAGGTGATTGGGCTAGGGACCTGCTGAGGTCCCTTCTAGCCTGAAGGAGTCCATGAATCTTCCCACTCTTGATCTTCCCTTATTGATATCAGGGAAAGTAGCTAGGTACCCTGTGACAGTGGAAGAAGGACAACTTTCCTGTCCTCCTCCAGTcagaaatattcaaatacaGGGCTTCTTGGCAGGAATCCCCCAAAAGCCCTGATCAATCCTTTGCTTCgcttttaatttcctcatctttttttctttcccttctttcatgTTTGTTTCCTCTACCACTCTCGTCCCTTCCCATACAGTCCACCCCCGCTTACCCTCCATCTATTGGCTAtggtgttggtggtggtggtggagtgGTTTTGTTCTCTTATGTTTTGACACAGAAGAGCTTCAGTCCTAAAAGATCTTGAGAAACTTGGGTGATTCGGACAACAGATACCTCATGAAGATTTACAAGAGAAGTGTCAGGTGCTGTGCCTAGGTGGGAATAATTCCATCCATGAGGAGAGACTGAAGGACCTGGGCATCTTTAGCCTGGTGAAGTGGAGGCAAAGGGGAGTAGAACAGCAGCCTGTGACTGCTTGAAGGGTGCTTTCAGAGATGAGGGAGCGTTTCTTCATAGTGGGAAACAgcatgagaagcagaaaaagacacaaacagcagcttgtggGGTTTAGATgtcacttttggaaaaaaaatctcttgaagGCTAGTGTTGTGGTGCTACAGGTCAACCAGAGGGAGTCTGTGGTAGATGTATGtctttgtgtttcaaggaaaagcaagtgaggACAGGAAGACATCAGGAGAGGTAGGGAGAGCCCCGGGTGAGAGCAAGTGGGGAAGCAGGCTGGGTGTGTacaggctgcagggaagcaggcGCAGGCATGGGAAAGCATAGGACAGGCTGTGGTGGAGATGGCTGAGGGCACTGCCGTGGCTGAAAGCCTCCAACAGAACTCAGGTCTCTGTCCCCTTGGATGTGGCTGGTGTCTCTGTCACCAAGGCCCATGGGAAGGCACTGTTTCCATAAAGCACTGTGGCCTTGATGCCTCCTTGTCCCCTGTGAGCCCAGGAGCTGCCATATCATGGTCCTGCACTCCGCACTGTGCACCCCCACTGGCCCCAGGAAAAGCCCTAAGCAAAGCATGATGGAAGGATCAGCCTTCCGAGGGGAGTGGTGTCAGTGCCTGGTCACTCTGCTTGAGAGCACACATCAAGGTTGACTAGGCATCAGAGGCACCTGCACATTGCCTTTGCCAAACTGCTATCAGTGCCTCCAACTTTCTGCTCTAATCAGCCCCTGGGGAGGCTTGGCTGGTAACGACCCTCAGTGGGACCTGCTAATGCTCCAAGAAACTTGGGATTTGCTTCTGACTTTAACTTCTTGAGAGGTTTCTTCAGTCTGCTATCAGCACCTGAGGTTCATGGGCTAAAGACCTGAGGggtcattaaaatgcaaaatcccTTAAGGAGCCATGCCTCTTTCCATAATTTTCATCAGCTTCTCAGTTCTTCTGTGGCTAATTGGGGAGGTTTCACTGAGCATCTGGAAGAGAAAGATGTCTGCTTCTTAagctttttctggttttcagattAAGGGATACCCACCTTCTCCAATTCCCACTGACCCACAATGCCTCCTAATGAAGTCCGGATATgtagaaaaagcagtatttttgataAGAGGCAGGTATGGACAaccttcctccccacctccccagacctgccatttctctcatctgCCACTGGGGACATTCATCACTCTTGTTAAAATCTGACCTTTCTCCACATAACTCTGTAGCTGAATGCTACAGCTCATGTGCACCAgttcccacctgctttccttagaGAATTAGTTGCAAGCAGACACAGAAGGGATTTTCTTAAAACCAACccaacaaaaatacaatttgaaacagtttaataaaagctgaaagGCACTCCTCAATTGTATGGCAAGCCCAAGCTGCCTCCAGTGAGGTCCACTGCCCACAAGACATAATGAtccttgaaatgttttcaaCTGAGGGGTAGGAAAGGATGGACTGAAACACAACAAAGGAGCTGGCTAAAGAGACAATGAGACTCCTGAAAAATGACACAATCTACAGACTCCCAGAAGCTCGGAGCAGCAACTGGAGAGTTGAGAGGCATCAGAATGGATAAAGAGCAACCAGAAGAGTAAAACCGGGAAACTATGGGAAGTGCATATGCCCAGAGAGTCTGATGCAAGCTGATCAGCTTCactaaaatactgtatttataaatgGCCTAATTTGCACCAATCTCAGTGTTCTTCAGTTGTAGTGATGTCTAAACATCTAGCCATTCTCCCTTTCCATTCCTTGCATGGTCGTGAAGTGCAGCTCCATTTGAGGTGATGACAGGGATAGAAATTATCTGACTCAGTGCCAGACCCTTTCAGTGCAGATGTCTCTGACTAACCCAGCTGTCTGGACTTCCCTTTCTACtcagtggaaagagaaatgttgtCCCACAGAGAGGTTTTGAGAGGCTTCTCTTGGTGACCAAGTGATATTCCAGAAAGGTTCCCATAGTTCCTGTCTCACATTTCTCAGCACCACATGGCAATACAGCTCCACAGGGCACCTCAGGCAGCGATGGCCTCTCTGTGTCTGTAAGGGCCTTTGTGCAAAGTTCTCATCATTGGTTGAagtgtattgaaaaaaatagctctttgcaagaatggaaaaaaaaatcttgcttttcagaattttgcaTATACACTGGAAATCAGAGATTCCCAATGTCACTGCTCACACCTGCTCTTAATTCATTTAGCAGGATAAAAATTCTGGTTGGACTCCCTCAGCAGCTGGTGGAGGGTACAAGCCTATACTTAGGAAGCagtacaaagtcaaactccatgaCTACATCTACAGCCAACTGCCTGCTGCAGGTCTATATGCTGCTGGGACAGGCGAAACTTCTGAGTCAATTCCCGGTCCTGGTTAAGATGCTGGCCTTGCAGTTGCTCTGTCTCTAGTGGCATCACGAGGAATTTCCAAGCCATATGCCTGATGCTGCCTTATCAGGGTCTCACAAAGAGACGTCCTCACAGTCACCACAACAGCCATGTGCCTGTCACAGGAATTGAGGAAAAGTCTGCAAGTAATTCTTGGTAATATCTCCTAACAGGAGGATTACATGAGAGCAGTGATCACGGAGCTGAAGATggcagggcctcatgtcccaggcagagagagaagccttcccacaacTCAGAGGTCTGCTCCCTTCCTCAATGCTGAACAGACCCAGCAAATCCTCCACACACTAAAGACAACAAGTACTCTTCTACTTTGTGCACTGACAGTTTGAGAAATGCAGGGAAGGACTCAGGCCAGGGCATCTCAGCTGgggaaaccagcagagccaggattCAGCAGCTCTTCACCCTGACCTGTGAGCAGGGCTAATGGCGAGTGGAGGACTACTTGCCCATCAGCTTCCAAGGCCCTGGAAAAGCCAAGCAGCTCCCAGGAACAGACCTACTCTGGAAAcaccctccaggctgctgccagaaGGGTCTCAGGGCCAAGCAAGAGGTCTGGAGCAACAGCAACAGTTGGGGCATGGCAAGACACATGGGGACAGCCACTCTTAGAGCACATCGTAAATGGAGTTTTCAGGACAACAGTGAACATGGGGAAAGACCCTGGTGAGGACACAAGCAGTCTGGTCAGATGCTGGCCAGGAGCTTGCAAatgcagcactgagcagcatGTGGGGATTGTGGTGGCCACAACAGCTCTGTGAAAGGCTTGAAAATGGGTCTCCAGCACCCAACAGAGGCAAAGCTTCCTGCCCCAAACCCTAACAGCCACCCTCACCAAGCTTGTTGGGGGCAGGCTGGCACATCTGGCTTGAAGGGCAGCTCCCCTCTGTCCCAGGTCACTGTGTCCCATGGTCATGGCTCCACCATGGAGCTGGAGCTCCTGAAggaaagcagccctgtggcagcaACGCTATCTCTGTCCCTGCCCCAGCATCAAGGCACCCATTGGCATCTGGATGCATCCATAGCCCTGCCTCCTCTGCTCATAGTCAGTCTCTCCCCC is a genomic window containing:
- the LOC134154801 gene encoding olfactory receptor 14A16-like — encoded protein: MSNSSSLSEFLLLAFADTQDLQLLHFSLFLGIYLAALLGNSLIITAVACDHCLHTPMYFFLLNLSLLDLGTISTTVPKSMANSLWDTRAISYSGCVAQMFLFLFLLGGEYCLLTVMAYERYVAICTPLHYSTLMDSRTCVKMAAAAWASGFLYALLHTANTFSIPLCQGHTVDQFFCEIPHILKLSCSDSYLTEVGLLMVSACLFFGCFIFIVVSYVQIFTVVLKIPSEQGLHKAFSMCLPHLAVVSLFVSTAFFAYLKPPSLSSPALDLVVAVLYSVVPPAVKPLIYNMRNKELKDALRKLIQWVQCQHQ